One genomic segment of Canis lupus baileyi chromosome 9, mCanLup2.hap1, whole genome shotgun sequence includes these proteins:
- the DAD1 gene encoding dolichyl-diphosphooligosaccharide--protein glycosyltransferase subunit DAD1 isoform X2, whose translation MSASVASVISRFLEEYLSSTPQRLKLLDAYLLYILLTGALQFGYCLLVGTFPFNSFLSGFISCVGSFILAGSLFDFPWMRTFEMATWTCGFSSRKIRFILKY comes from the exons ATGTCGGCGTCGGTAGCGTCGGTTATCTCGCGGTTCCTAGAGGAGTACTTGAGCTCCACGCCTCAGCGCCTGAAGCTGCTTGACGCGTACCTCCTGTACATACTGCTGACCGGGGCGCTGCAGTTCGGTTATTGCCTCCTCGTGGGGACCTTCCCCTTCAACTCTTTTCTCTCGGGCTTCATCTCTTGTGTGGGGAGCTTCATCCTAGCGG gttCACTTTTTGACTTCCCTTGGATGAGAACTTTTGAGATGGCAACTTGGACATGTGGattttcttcaagaaaaataagatttatacTTAAATACTGA
- the DAD1 gene encoding dolichyl-diphosphooligosaccharide--protein glycosyltransferase subunit DAD1 isoform X1: MSASVASVISRFLEEYLSSTPQRLKLLDAYLLYILLTGALQFGYCLLVGTFPFNSFLSGFISCVGSFILAVCLRIQINPQNKADFQGISPERAFADFLFASTILHLVVMNFVG, from the exons ATGTCGGCGTCGGTAGCGTCGGTTATCTCGCGGTTCCTAGAGGAGTACTTGAGCTCCACGCCTCAGCGCCTGAAGCTGCTTGACGCGTACCTCCTGTACATACTGCTGACCGGGGCGCTGCAGTTCGGTTATTGCCTCCTCGTGGGGACCTTCCCCTTCAACTCTTTTCTCTCGGGCTTCATCTCTTGTGTGGGGAGCTTCATCCTAGCGG TTTGCCTCAGGATACAGATCAACCCACAGAACAAAGCAGATTTCCAAGGCATCTCCCCAGAGCGAGcctttgctgattttctgtttgcCAGCACCATCCTGCACCTTGTTGTAATGAACTTCGTTGGCTGA